In Legionella beliardensis, the following are encoded in one genomic region:
- a CDS encoding OmpP1/FadL family transporter, whose translation MQKPIKTILSAAIVAILANNANAGSFSLYTESSAVAVGNYGAGIAAEAADAATGWYNPAGLSLIHDLQALTGGVGIFVSSKITGTSNFFTSSVPVPALRNYTQTFHDLNGGDDGFVPFFHAAIPLGENVTAGLTMNGPFGLATNWSRTSPVRYQATYSELISTNIAPEIGGRITENLALGLGIDLQYSRVKLNRVLGSPAFGQLPVPGLSPMILDSYSYNKGDSFGVGFHAGAMLLLNDNHSRLGLNYQSRVHHKFHGWSRLTGPLARQTPTVTPTSAIAANLAGSDAVFWSNDLSSNNIEYPDIVTLSGYHDVNESFALLGSVVYTNWHVLRSIQFNKVAGFAPGVGQANLFAESVTDYRNTWRAALGANYRVNSQWLIRAGGGYDQTPTVDEFRDIRIPDTDRWALSVGAHYQYNPNIGVDAGYTHLFGAHDDTINRTDVAGAGSTYTVNARAKGHADLVALQAVWTMDSVEPVPTK comes from the coding sequence ATGCAAAAACCTATTAAAACAATCCTGAGTGCTGCAATTGTTGCTATTTTAGCTAATAATGCGAATGCTGGAAGCTTTTCTCTCTATACGGAGTCAAGCGCTGTAGCAGTTGGGAATTATGGGGCAGGTATCGCTGCAGAAGCTGCTGACGCAGCTACTGGTTGGTATAATCCTGCTGGTTTATCATTAATTCATGACTTACAAGCTTTAACGGGTGGTGTAGGCATATTCGTTTCCTCAAAAATTACGGGTACCAGTAATTTCTTCACGTCATCTGTTCCGGTGCCGGCGTTAAGAAATTATACACAAACCTTTCATGACTTAAATGGAGGGGATGATGGCTTTGTGCCATTTTTCCATGCGGCAATTCCTTTAGGTGAAAATGTCACGGCTGGTTTGACTATGAATGGGCCTTTTGGTTTAGCAACCAATTGGAGCAGAACAAGCCCTGTTCGCTATCAGGCAACTTACAGTGAATTAATCTCTACCAATATTGCACCAGAGATTGGCGGTAGGATAACTGAAAACCTAGCGCTTGGTTTGGGTATTGACCTGCAGTATTCGCGCGTAAAACTTAATCGCGTTTTAGGCTCACCTGCCTTTGGGCAATTACCAGTGCCTGGCTTAAGCCCCATGATCCTTGATTCATACTCTTATAACAAAGGTGACTCGTTTGGTGTAGGTTTCCATGCAGGCGCCATGTTATTACTTAATGATAACCACTCACGTCTTGGTTTAAATTACCAATCTCGAGTTCATCATAAATTCCATGGTTGGAGTCGCTTAACTGGCCCGTTAGCAAGACAAACGCCAACAGTAACCCCAACCTCTGCAATCGCTGCTAATTTAGCTGGAAGCGATGCGGTATTTTGGAGCAATGATCTGTCGAGTAACAACATTGAGTACCCAGATATTGTTACATTAAGTGGTTACCATGATGTTAATGAATCTTTCGCTTTATTAGGATCGGTTGTTTACACTAATTGGCATGTGTTACGTAGCATTCAATTTAATAAAGTAGCAGGTTTCGCACCAGGCGTTGGCCAAGCAAATTTATTTGCCGAGTCTGTAACCGATTATCGTAATACGTGGCGCGCAGCACTTGGAGCTAATTATCGAGTTAATTCTCAATGGTTAATCCGTGCAGGCGGTGGCTATGATCAAACGCCAACGGTTGATGAGTTTCGTGATATTCGTATACCAGATACCGATCGTTGGGCTTTGTCAGTTGGAGCGCATTACCAATATAATCCGAATATAGGTGTTGATGCAGGTTATACACATCTATTTGGTGCTCACGACGATACTATTAATAGAACAGATGTTGCTGGCGCGGGTAGCACGTATACTGTTAACGCTAGAGCAAAAGGACACGCTGATTTAGTAGCACTACAAGCAGTTTGGACAATGGATAGCGTTGAGCCTGTTCCGACGAAATAA
- the apbC gene encoding iron-sulfur cluster carrier protein ApbC, which yields MTISSYADEVLQLTKDELLHLTAAEMGLKFNEEKEGSRLTVYLQAGFPVNSLHTHFLPMIKAKLQQIYPSLQIDTHLDFFVKAHRTQLAGKGLRGVKNTIAIASGKGGVGKSTVAVNLATALARCGARVGILDADIYGPSIPLMLGQHQPVEVSEEHYLPVKVHGIQAMSIGYLMPSDEQALIWRGPMLAKSLIQMLDLTLWDELDYLLIDLPPGTGDIQLSLVQKIPLTGAVIVTTPQAVATLDAQKAIQMFSKTNIDVLGLVENMSFHTCSHCGHQDNLFGEGGGKKLASTFNIPLLGQLPLDNRIRSHCDEGRPTAAHAKDELALAFTKTALNLAINLAKKPLNYADRFPPIVVE from the coding sequence ATGACTATTTCCTCCTATGCTGACGAAGTTTTACAATTGACAAAAGATGAGCTACTTCACTTAACAGCAGCAGAAATGGGGCTTAAATTTAATGAAGAAAAAGAGGGCAGCCGCCTTACTGTTTATTTACAGGCAGGCTTTCCTGTTAATTCGTTACACACACATTTTTTGCCAATGATTAAAGCAAAGCTGCAACAAATATACCCATCGCTACAAATTGATACCCATTTAGACTTTTTTGTAAAAGCACATCGAACGCAGCTAGCAGGTAAGGGATTGCGTGGTGTTAAAAATACAATAGCCATTGCCTCAGGAAAAGGCGGTGTTGGTAAATCAACGGTGGCTGTTAATTTAGCAACCGCATTGGCACGTTGCGGCGCGCGTGTCGGCATTTTAGATGCTGATATTTATGGGCCAAGCATTCCCTTAATGCTCGGTCAACATCAGCCTGTTGAAGTCAGTGAAGAGCATTACTTGCCAGTCAAAGTACATGGCATACAAGCCATGTCAATTGGTTATCTAATGCCAAGCGATGAGCAAGCATTAATATGGCGTGGACCTATGCTCGCTAAATCCTTAATCCAAATGCTTGATCTTACTTTATGGGATGAATTGGATTATTTATTGATTGATTTACCCCCGGGCACAGGCGATATTCAATTAAGCTTAGTGCAAAAAATTCCTCTTACCGGCGCGGTAATCGTCACCACACCGCAAGCTGTTGCAACCTTAGATGCGCAAAAAGCCATTCAAATGTTTTCTAAAACAAACATTGATGTTTTAGGCTTAGTTGAAAATATGTCTTTTCATACCTGTAGCCATTGTGGCCATCAAGATAATTTATTTGGTGAAGGAGGCGGAAAAAAATTGGCATCGACATTTAACATCCCTTTATTAGGCCAATTACCACTGGATAACCGTATTCGCAGCCATTGCGACGAGGGACGCCCGACAGCCGCGCACGCTAAAGATGAATTAGCTTTAGCTTTTACCAAAACAGCGCTTAATTTAGCGATTAACTTGGCAAAAAAACCCTTAAACTACGCTGATCGGTTTCCACCTATTGTCGTTGAATAG
- a CDS encoding UvrD-helicase domain-containing protein, translated as MLKDHKQREQATDPSRSFIVQAPAGSGKTELLTQRFLRLLSTVTSPEQIVALTFTRKAASEMRERIITALQRAADGLEATTPHQQLTKRYAQDALKQSQKLNWQLLKQPGSLKIMTIDALCQTISQAIFLDDEQIPYAKVSDDPQGLYQHAIREWLNDVLDKEALHYPLQVLLHHLDNRQDKLILLLSDLLKTREQWLPALYAAHEQTKETFEQALYLIEQHELERFLKSFPLTECDELRQLCSQFASLNIEANITRQPLRTWNSVKQFNKEIATCLAMLLLTKDDKLRKSFDHHVGLKRDCCAKEVYDDLKVRSKDILYKLGQMPDFLKALIRLKNLPPPHYNAEQWEVLQALLTLLPLLAAHLHITFSIKNQVDFTAISQQALLALGDDLYPTDLALYLDHAICHLLIDEFQDTSIQQFQLLKKLTQGWSPNDGKTLFIVGDPMQSIYRFRQAEVGLFIKARQHGLGHLNLIPLELCSNFRSTKMIVDWVNEHFKTIFPKQDDIETGAISFHASTHVLTETTASWIKAQQVNDKLEEASAVVNLIKQELEKYPQDKIAILVRSRTHLTDIVSILRRAKIPFQGIDIEKLSSLAHLVDIWSLTKALLMPANRLAWLALLRSPWCGLSLKDLYYIANFNKYKSIYYALANLDKLPQLSEEGLIRAHYLYTVMQRALNQRQQKPLVDSLLDIMKQLHGDLLLNDAQQLDIEQFWSLLNRFTKDGQISDIKQLELEFKRLYSQQVSASRLHIMTIHKSKGLEFDAVILPSLGSKAQQQDKPLLRWLKLPRQTQDDLLLMSPVRAAQQKHCPLYDYLAEIDLEKESYEQQRLLYVAVTRAKKRLYLFDNQQKITTNTMRDLLKAQSFTTLDLPTQTLNSQPLLPSLKRLPVDFYIRPPADLTPGTTSRLTIQINDKTNPADPIIHELLYWIFNNHPSQADELPWGTINRQLQALGFTKAEQQHMLHQLQTQIATMLASDLGKWLCKAHVDERSPYELLTYEDSLIKTKLIDRTFYDKDVYWLINIKTRQANAEEQRLAQEELNKSAMLLQEIIEVPIKLGLFYLPTGLWLNWTLTPALCLSNEDS; from the coding sequence ATGCTTAAAGACCACAAGCAACGTGAACAGGCAACTGATCCAAGCCGCTCTTTCATTGTCCAAGCTCCAGCTGGCTCTGGTAAAACAGAGCTGTTAACGCAGCGTTTTTTAAGATTACTGAGTACGGTTACTTCGCCTGAACAAATTGTTGCCTTAACATTTACCCGCAAAGCAGCCAGTGAAATGCGAGAACGTATCATCACGGCATTACAACGGGCGGCAGATGGTCTAGAAGCAACGACGCCACATCAGCAACTTACAAAGCGCTACGCCCAAGACGCTTTAAAGCAAAGTCAAAAACTTAATTGGCAACTGCTTAAGCAGCCAGGCTCCTTAAAAATCATGACGATTGATGCGCTGTGTCAAACAATTAGCCAGGCAATTTTCTTAGATGATGAGCAAATCCCCTATGCTAAAGTAAGCGATGATCCACAGGGCCTTTACCAACATGCGATACGAGAATGGTTAAACGATGTATTAGATAAAGAGGCTCTGCATTATCCCCTACAGGTATTACTCCATCATCTTGATAATCGCCAAGACAAGCTCATCTTATTATTAAGTGATTTACTTAAAACGCGCGAGCAATGGTTACCCGCTCTCTATGCTGCCCATGAACAAACAAAAGAAACATTTGAGCAAGCTCTCTATCTGATTGAACAGCACGAATTAGAACGTTTTCTTAAAAGCTTTCCTTTAACCGAGTGTGACGAATTACGTCAATTATGTAGTCAGTTTGCATCGCTTAACATAGAGGCAAACATTACTCGACAACCTCTTCGCACCTGGAACTCAGTAAAGCAATTTAATAAGGAAATAGCAACCTGCCTAGCCATGTTACTGTTAACTAAGGATGATAAATTACGTAAAAGTTTTGATCATCATGTCGGATTAAAACGCGATTGCTGTGCCAAAGAAGTGTATGACGATTTAAAAGTTAGAAGTAAAGATATTTTATATAAATTAGGCCAGATGCCTGATTTTTTAAAAGCATTAATTCGTTTAAAAAACCTACCACCGCCACATTATAATGCTGAGCAATGGGAAGTATTACAAGCGCTCTTAACCCTACTTCCCTTATTAGCTGCTCATTTGCATATTACATTTAGCATTAAAAACCAAGTCGATTTTACCGCTATTTCGCAACAAGCTTTGTTAGCATTAGGTGATGATTTATACCCAACTGATTTAGCGCTTTACCTCGATCATGCTATTTGCCATTTATTAATTGATGAGTTTCAAGATACTTCCATTCAACAATTTCAGCTCTTAAAAAAACTCACTCAAGGCTGGAGCCCTAATGATGGGAAAACGCTTTTTATTGTGGGCGATCCTATGCAATCTATTTATCGCTTTAGGCAGGCAGAAGTAGGGCTTTTTATTAAAGCAAGGCAACATGGTTTAGGACATCTTAACTTAATCCCACTCGAGCTTTGCTCTAATTTTCGTTCGACTAAAATGATTGTCGATTGGGTCAATGAACACTTTAAAACTATTTTCCCCAAACAGGATGATATTGAAACAGGCGCTATTTCTTTTCATGCTTCTACTCATGTTTTAACGGAGACAACAGCGAGCTGGATTAAGGCGCAACAAGTTAATGATAAATTAGAGGAAGCGAGTGCTGTTGTTAATTTAATTAAACAAGAATTAGAAAAATACCCGCAGGATAAAATTGCCATACTCGTGCGCTCACGTACTCATTTAACAGACATTGTTTCAATACTGCGGCGAGCTAAGATTCCCTTTCAAGGCATTGACATTGAAAAGCTATCAAGTTTAGCGCATTTAGTCGATATTTGGTCTCTAACGAAAGCATTGCTGATGCCTGCTAATCGCCTCGCGTGGTTAGCCCTTTTGAGAAGCCCTTGGTGTGGGCTTAGTTTAAAAGATTTGTACTACATTGCTAATTTTAACAAGTATAAATCGATTTATTATGCCTTGGCTAATTTAGATAAATTGCCCCAATTAAGTGAAGAGGGATTAATTCGGGCGCATTACCTTTATACCGTAATGCAGCGTGCCTTAAATCAGCGCCAACAAAAGCCTCTAGTTGATTCGCTCCTGGACATTATGAAGCAATTACATGGCGACTTACTTCTTAACGATGCCCAGCAACTCGATATTGAGCAATTTTGGAGCCTGCTAAATCGGTTTACTAAGGATGGTCAAATTAGTGATATCAAACAATTAGAATTAGAATTTAAGCGCCTTTATTCGCAACAAGTTTCAGCATCACGCCTACATATCATGACCATTCACAAATCAAAAGGCCTGGAATTTGATGCTGTCATTTTACCCAGCTTAGGAAGTAAAGCGCAGCAGCAAGATAAGCCGCTTCTGCGTTGGTTAAAGTTACCCAGGCAAACGCAAGACGACTTATTGCTCATGTCGCCCGTTCGTGCCGCACAGCAAAAGCATTGCCCCTTATATGATTACTTAGCTGAGATTGATCTAGAAAAAGAGAGTTATGAACAACAGCGGTTACTTTATGTTGCGGTCACCCGTGCCAAAAAAAGATTGTACCTTTTTGATAATCAACAGAAAATAACGACAAACACCATGCGCGATCTATTAAAGGCACAATCATTTACAACGCTTGATTTACCAACCCAAACGCTTAATTCACAACCGCTGCTTCCTAGCTTAAAGCGTTTGCCTGTAGACTTTTATATCAGACCACCTGCAGACTTAACACCAGGAACAACTTCGCGGTTAACTATCCAAATAAATGATAAAACAAATCCCGCCGACCCTATTATTCATGAATTACTTTATTGGATTTTTAATAATCACCCAAGCCAGGCAGATGAGCTACCTTGGGGGACGATAAACCGGCAATTACAAGCATTAGGCTTTACTAAAGCAGAGCAGCAGCACATGCTACATCAATTACAAACTCAAATTGCAACAATGCTTGCTAGTGACTTAGGGAAGTGGCTTTGCAAAGCGCATGTAGATGAGCGCAGTCCCTATGAGCTCCTTACCTATGAAGACAGCCTAATTAAAACAAAATTAATTGACAGAACTTTCTATGATAAGGATGTTTACTGGTTAATTAACATTAAAACAAGACAAGCCAATGCAGAGGAGCAACGTCTAGCGCAAGAAGAATTAAATAAAAGTGCTATGCTCTTGCAAGAAATCATTGAAGTCCCAATTAAGCTTGGCCTATTTTATTTACCAACAGGATTATGGCTAAATTGGACACTAACGCCTGCGCTATGCCTATCAAACGAAGACTCGTGA
- a CDS encoding FAD-dependent oxidoreductase, with amino-acid sequence MRTRHESGLDDLLADKNLKNPIVIMGGGPSGLSTALAALSKGYDVLLVTEYPYSVRTQNVFVKDKEARKILLSHVDPNNADDVRFRDKFIKNDGILAIQEVENFLLRKLKEFPNKTNHFIHLDRRVAKLTEIDPSSSTVTLTDINQNQHTIPYLHIVDATGNKREAFRLVHSKTADDISEPLVRLPHEAQGTATFHLDKEVIEKKYPKLQNKSGYTYKLNFKEEDIKELQLKFGWNHDRAPQVYIFANRAHTRLYVGGEIPGFYTKIRLFDEANNRDIKAENALRREQIEAWCKHMVCKRFAIDPNDLYIKGDEAQPAEFQKQKEKFQKRHHLDGPLAEEAAKKQHQLSVTGFDLTLSRLKNPVQRLSANNQHWLVAVGDALQSPHFHLSHGISDGLTTGQQFAECLPPRDSDNLFNAEKFADYVHDLRNLHKRTMTGMRGSFFIPVQEKYDLDDLIMEGADEKIDKILSKSREEISEEDLEVVQNYKEQVVARMDKNNPEEETRLIHLLDRCSDTMEFIQNALLEKSSNKDIKM; translated from the coding sequence ATGAGAACTAGACATGAAAGTGGTTTAGATGATCTGCTTGCCGATAAAAACCTTAAGAATCCCATTGTTATTATGGGAGGTGGCCCTTCTGGGCTATCTACCGCTTTAGCTGCGCTAAGCAAAGGGTATGATGTTTTACTGGTTACCGAATACCCTTATTCAGTCAGAACCCAAAATGTATTTGTTAAAGATAAAGAAGCGCGCAAAATTTTACTTTCACATGTTGATCCTAATAATGCAGACGATGTCAGATTTAGAGATAAATTTATTAAAAATGATGGCATTTTAGCTATTCAGGAAGTTGAAAATTTTCTATTAAGGAAATTAAAGGAATTTCCGAATAAAACAAATCATTTTATACATCTCGATAGGCGAGTCGCTAAACTCACAGAAATAGACCCATCTTCTAGTACCGTTACCCTAACAGATATTAACCAGAATCAACACACGATTCCTTATCTTCATATTGTTGATGCGACTGGCAATAAAAGAGAAGCTTTTCGGCTTGTGCATTCAAAAACAGCTGATGATATTTCAGAGCCCTTAGTACGTTTGCCGCACGAAGCACAGGGTACGGCAACTTTTCACTTAGACAAAGAAGTGATTGAGAAAAAATACCCAAAACTTCAAAATAAATCTGGCTATACTTACAAGTTAAACTTTAAAGAAGAAGACATCAAAGAACTGCAGCTTAAGTTTGGTTGGAATCATGATAGAGCACCTCAAGTATATATCTTTGCTAATCGTGCGCATACTCGCCTCTATGTAGGCGGAGAGATACCTGGCTTTTACACAAAAATAAGACTATTTGATGAAGCGAATAACCGTGACATAAAAGCAGAAAATGCTCTCCGCCGTGAGCAAATTGAAGCTTGGTGCAAGCATATGGTTTGTAAACGCTTTGCAATAGACCCAAACGATTTATATATTAAAGGAGATGAGGCGCAGCCCGCTGAATTTCAAAAGCAAAAAGAAAAATTTCAAAAGAGACATCATCTAGATGGACCCCTTGCCGAAGAGGCAGCAAAAAAACAACATCAATTAAGTGTAACTGGCTTTGATTTAACCCTTTCTCGCCTTAAGAACCCTGTGCAACGTTTATCTGCTAATAACCAACATTGGTTAGTTGCTGTAGGAGATGCGCTGCAAAGCCCACACTTTCATTTAAGTCATGGAATCAGTGATGGGTTAACAACGGGTCAACAATTCGCCGAATGCCTACCTCCTAGAGACTCAGATAATCTTTTTAATGCAGAGAAATTTGCAGATTATGTTCATGATCTTAGAAATTTACATAAAAGAACGATGACAGGCATGCGTGGCTCCTTTTTCATTCCAGTGCAGGAAAAATACGATTTGGATGATTTAATCATGGAAGGTGCTGATGAAAAAATTGATAAAATTTTAAGTAAAAGCCGCGAAGAAATAAGTGAAGAAGACTTAGAAGTTGTCCAAAATTATAAGGAACAAGTAGTAGCGCGCATGGATAAGAATAATCCGGAGGAAGAAACGAGGCTTATTCATTTGTTGGATAGATGCAGTGACACGATGGAATTTATTCAAAATGCATTGCTTGAAAAGAGCTCGAATAAAGATATAAAAATGTAA
- a CDS encoding Ku protein — MTKPVWKGYISFGLVAIPVDLYPVEKKNELRFHLLDSRDQSRVHYERINAETGKEVPWDEVVKAYEFQKGSYVVLDEEDFKRAAPEAFKSIDIEEFVNLSDVSCLYFDRPYYMVPDSSNKKAYVLLRESLKKTKKVGVAKIVIRNREHLTLILPHEDALILYVIRYQQEIRSHSEFEFPEESLKAYHINDREIKIATDLIDEMSAKWQPEKYHDEYREALMKWIEEKKPTKSTKRKAQKPTEKNDDLIDFMTLLKNSLKNKARKSSGSHSDKK; from the coding sequence ATGACAAAACCAGTTTGGAAGGGATATATTTCATTTGGGTTAGTAGCAATTCCTGTGGATTTATACCCAGTCGAAAAAAAGAATGAGTTACGTTTCCATCTTTTAGATTCCCGTGATCAATCTCGTGTTCACTATGAACGTATTAATGCTGAAACGGGTAAAGAAGTGCCTTGGGATGAGGTGGTTAAAGCGTATGAGTTTCAAAAAGGAAGCTATGTTGTTCTCGATGAGGAAGATTTTAAGCGGGCCGCGCCTGAAGCGTTTAAGTCTATTGATATTGAAGAATTTGTAAATTTAAGTGACGTTAGCTGTCTTTATTTTGATAGACCTTATTACATGGTGCCCGATAGCTCTAATAAAAAAGCGTATGTCTTGTTGCGTGAATCGTTAAAAAAGACCAAGAAAGTGGGTGTTGCTAAAATTGTCATTCGCAACAGAGAGCATTTAACACTAATTCTACCTCATGAAGATGCTTTAATTTTATATGTGATTCGTTACCAGCAAGAAATTCGCAGTCACAGTGAATTTGAATTTCCAGAAGAAAGCCTAAAAGCTTATCATATTAACGATCGCGAAATTAAAATAGCGACCGATTTAATTGACGAAATGAGCGCCAAATGGCAGCCTGAAAAGTATCATGATGAGTATCGTGAAGCGCTGATGAAATGGATTGAAGAAAAGAAACCGACCAAATCAACAAAAAGAAAAGCGCAAAAGCCTACTGAGAAAAATGACGATCTCATTGATTTTATGACGTTACTTAAAAATAGCCTTAAGAATAAGGCTCGTAAATCCTCTGGCAGCCACAGTGATAAAAAATAA
- a CDS encoding bifunctional aspartate kinase/diaminopimelate decarboxylase, translating to MQQVVTKFGGTSVSTLQTWENIAQITQQHIKSGVQPIIVCSAMAQISNKLEKATEAALFDQHQVIADDIIQSYFQLAESLGVSPDLINLEITLINQWLTGIALLKEAPAKTRAQLMSLGELMMTRLGHAFLQKKGINCLWFDVREALVSTPVAGGDTINFLAARCTSEPNPDLKQRFVGSGAQAIITQGFFAANPEGDTVLLGRGGSDTSAGLLAAMLSAKSCEIWTDVPGIYTANPYQFPHARLLKQLNYDEAQEIASMGAKVLHPNCLPPVRKANIPMIVKYTQLPEHSGTRITKDSDELAPPIKSIQIKHSIILVSIDTLNMWQQVGFLADVFTAFKRHGFSVDLLSSSEFNVTLSLDTNAKLHERRALEALLAELNQFGRAKLIEPCSAISLVGHHIRTILPQLGPTLEVFEAKQIYLMSLASNDLNLTFVVDESHAEKLCQKLHNLLIESNPQSFYYSKSWHEEFGNPGLRPLPWWETKRDKLLDLAHAHSPCYVYDRETLVKRADELLQLTALDQLFYSVKANANSEVLKTFYQQGLGFECVSINELQFLLKLFPDIDPKRIFFTPNFAAKNEYEFALSLNCYLTIDSLYPLENWPELFKNRAIFLRVDPGSGAGHHKFVCTAGNESKFGIPQSDLETAQKLVAQHQISVIGLHAHSGSGILTTELWQSTAQMLTMLLSLFPEVKIVNLGGGLGVVEKPGQQPLDLSALDAALLAVKTRFAHLSFWLEPGRYFVSDSGVILAKVTQCKEKGKVRFIGIETGMNSLIRPALYGAYHEIVNLTRLNDEKTDFSHVVGPICESSDTLGYDRLFPRTFENDIILIANAGAYGYCMSSNYNLRPPAQEIVVD from the coding sequence ATGCAACAAGTCGTTACTAAATTTGGTGGTACGAGTGTCTCAACTTTGCAAACTTGGGAAAATATTGCACAAATCACCCAACAGCATATTAAAAGCGGCGTACAGCCCATTATTGTCTGCTCAGCGATGGCACAAATTTCAAATAAGCTTGAAAAAGCTACCGAAGCTGCCTTATTTGATCAACATCAAGTCATTGCAGACGATATCATTCAAAGTTATTTTCAACTTGCTGAAAGCCTCGGTGTTTCGCCAGACTTAATTAATTTAGAAATTACCTTAATTAATCAATGGCTTACAGGCATTGCCCTACTTAAAGAAGCACCTGCTAAAACGCGAGCACAATTAATGAGCTTGGGCGAATTAATGATGACTCGCCTTGGGCATGCTTTTTTGCAGAAAAAAGGGATAAACTGCCTTTGGTTTGATGTGCGTGAAGCGTTAGTCTCAACGCCAGTTGCAGGTGGAGATACCATTAATTTTCTAGCTGCACGCTGCACAAGTGAACCTAACCCAGACCTTAAGCAGCGATTCGTTGGCTCAGGCGCACAAGCGATTATTACCCAAGGCTTCTTTGCTGCTAATCCAGAAGGCGATACTGTGTTATTAGGCCGCGGCGGTTCTGATACCTCTGCAGGATTGCTTGCTGCCATGTTAAGTGCTAAAAGTTGCGAAATCTGGACAGATGTACCAGGCATTTATACAGCCAATCCCTATCAATTTCCCCATGCTCGATTACTTAAACAACTTAATTATGATGAAGCGCAAGAAATTGCATCCATGGGTGCTAAGGTTCTACATCCTAACTGCTTACCGCCAGTACGCAAAGCCAATATCCCCATGATTGTAAAATACACGCAGTTGCCTGAGCATTCAGGTACACGCATTACCAAAGACAGTGATGAGTTAGCACCGCCCATTAAATCAATACAAATAAAACATAGCATCATTTTAGTATCGATTGACACCTTAAATATGTGGCAACAAGTCGGCTTTCTCGCTGATGTTTTTACAGCCTTTAAGCGTCATGGCTTTTCTGTGGACTTATTATCTTCTTCTGAATTTAATGTCACCTTATCACTTGATACGAATGCAAAACTGCATGAAAGACGCGCTTTAGAAGCGCTTTTAGCTGAATTAAATCAGTTTGGCCGCGCAAAATTGATTGAACCTTGCAGTGCCATTAGTTTAGTAGGGCACCATATTCGTACTATTTTGCCACAATTAGGCCCAACACTAGAAGTTTTTGAAGCCAAACAAATTTATTTAATGTCCCTTGCCTCAAATGATTTAAACTTAACCTTTGTCGTTGATGAATCTCATGCTGAAAAATTGTGCCAGAAATTACATAATTTATTGATAGAAAGTAACCCGCAAAGCTTTTATTATTCAAAAAGTTGGCATGAAGAATTTGGTAATCCAGGCCTGCGCCCTCTTCCTTGGTGGGAAACCAAACGAGATAAGTTGCTTGATTTAGCACACGCCCATTCCCCCTGCTATGTTTATGATCGCGAAACGCTAGTAAAGAGAGCAGATGAATTACTGCAATTAACAGCGCTCGACCAACTCTTTTATTCAGTAAAAGCGAATGCCAATAGTGAAGTCTTAAAGACTTTTTACCAGCAAGGATTAGGCTTTGAATGCGTATCAATTAATGAGCTGCAGTTTTTATTGAAATTATTCCCAGATATTGATCCTAAACGCATCTTTTTTACCCCTAATTTTGCTGCTAAAAATGAGTATGAATTTGCACTTTCTCTTAATTGCTATTTAACCATTGATAGTTTATATCCGTTAGAGAATTGGCCAGAATTATTTAAAAATCGCGCTATCTTTTTACGCGTTGATCCAGGCAGTGGTGCCGGACATCATAAATTTGTCTGCACGGCTGGCAATGAATCTAAATTTGGCATACCACAAAGTGATTTAGAAACAGCCCAAAAGCTTGTTGCTCAACATCAAATTTCGGTCATTGGTTTGCACGCTCATTCAGGTAGCGGCATTTTAACCACCGAGCTTTGGCAAAGCACAGCGCAAATGCTAACCATGCTTTTGTCCTTATTTCCAGAGGTTAAAATTGTCAATTTAGGCGGCGGCCTTGGTGTGGTCGAGAAACCAGGCCAGCAGCCACTTGATTTATCTGCCTTAGACGCGGCCCTATTAGCCGTTAAAACTCGCTTTGCTCATCTGTCTTTCTGGCTAGAGCCAGGACGCTATTTTGTGTCCGATAGCGGTGTTATTTTAGCGAAAGTAACGCAATGTAAAGAAAAAGGTAAAGTACGTTTTATTGGGATTGAAACAGGTATGAATTCTTTAATTCGCCCTGCTTTATATGGCGCTTATCATGAAATTGTTAATTTAACCCGTCTAAATGACGAGAAAACAGATTTTTCACATGTTGTTGGTCCTATTTGCGAATCATCTGATACCTTAGGTTATGATCGCCTTTTCCCAAGAACCTTTGAGAACGACATCATTCTAATTGCCAATGCGGGCGCTTATGGCTATTGCATGAGTTCTAATTATAATCTACGGCCTCCAGCACAAGAAATTGTAGTAGATTAA